The DNA window TCTCTTTTGCTTGAAAGATTAAAAAAAGAAATCCTCTCAAACGATTTGATCAGTGTTTATTATGAAAGTGTTGTTGAAGATGTGCGCGGATTTATGGGCAATTTTGAAGTAAAAATCAGCCAAAGAGGTAATGGAGGAATAAGCCCTTTCAAATGCGGAGTTGTTGTAGTGGCAACAGGAGGCAAGGAATATAAGGGGAATGAATACCTCTATGGTGAGAGTGAAAATGTCAAAACTCAGCTTGAACTCGAGGAAATACTAAAAGAAAACCCGGATGAAATTAGTAATCTAAAAAGAGTTGCAATGATACAATGTGTTGGGTCAAGAAATGAAGAAAGACCATATTGTTCGAGAATATGCTGTACGGAAGCGATAAAGAATGCACTCAAAGTGAAGGAACTTTCTCCTGATACTGAAGTTGTCGTTTATTATAGAGATATCCGCGCTTTTGGATTTAGGGAGAAATATTATACAAAGGCAAGGGAGAAGGGCATCATTTTTATCTGTTTTAATGAAGAAGAACCGCCTGAAGTAGAGGAGAAGGAAGGAAAAATCAGGATAACTGTAAAAGATAGGGTTTTGGGATTAAAGGTAAGCCAAACATTCGATTTGCTTGCGTTGAGTATGGCAGTTGTGCCTTATGAAGAAAACAAAGCGGTATCTGATGCTTTGAAAATTCCCTTGACTGCTG is part of the Candidatus Schekmanbacteria bacterium genome and encodes:
- a CDS encoding CoB--CoM heterodisulfide reductase iron-sulfur subunit A family protein, whose amino-acid sequence is SLLLERLKKEILSNDLISVYYESVVEDVRGFMGNFEVKISQRGNGGISPFKCGVVVVATGGKEYKGNEYLYGESENVKTQLELEEILKENPDEISNLKRVAMIQCVGSRNEERPYCSRICCTEAIKNALKVKELSPDTEVVVYYRDIRAFGFREKYYTKAREKGIIFICFNEEEPPEVEEKEGKIRITVKDRVLGLKVSQTFDLLALSMAVVPYEENKAVSDALKIPLTADGFFLEAHMKLKPVDFASEGIFLCGMAHFPKFMEESIAQALAVCGRANTILAKDKLYVGGSIAVVDENKCASCLTCVRTCPYQVPKILDRVAHIEVAQCQGCGTCAAECPNKAIQLLHYTDEQVIAKCNSFTLQEEKLKKEREEKKKELGESSQELQQEKQNHQ